DNA from Propionispora vibrioides:
CGCAGAATCGGCCACATCAGCCCGTTCAAAAATGATGGTGTTATCCACTTTATGATATGTAAGTCCTTTGGCCTGGGCAATTAAATCAATCGCCGTGTCCAGCGAAACATTTTCCATTCGGACCGTAATGGTCGGCGAATCTTTGGCTGCCGATTCGTCAATAATCATATTAACACCGCTTAACAGCGATAACGTATGTAAGACAATCCGGATATCCTCCTGAATAAAATTTAAGCTGATCGAACCCGGATTAGCAAAGCATAATGGAGAAACGACAAAGATATGAATTACAATTATCGTAATTACAGCGATTACCTTATTGCGCCATGTTATGTATTGGGTCATTGCCACTACCTGTCCTTTCTTTTGCTATGCCTTTTTCCGATTTTATATTGTCAGTGATAGGTAGAATGATCTCTCCGGCCGGGCCGGTTAGCGACACTATATCTGACGCGATTCCTTTAACTCGATAAAGGCCGATCCATTCTCCTAGACGATAGGCTCTGGACTGTTTGCCGTCATTGATAACAGCCAATTGTTGCCCGTCATCACTGCTTACAATACCTGTAACACTGATTTTAGGAACTTCAGTTGCCGCTTTTGCTGCCCCATGTCCATCATCGAAAGAAGACATCTGCCCTGATCCCGGCGATAGCTGCTGCTCTGGTGGTTCTTTACCATCCGTGCTTTTGGCCTGGTTATTTAAATATTCCGGTGGAACAGCGAAGGGATTGCGAACTGCCTCCTGTTTTTTTTCAACGGCAGGAATGGTTACATTAACGTTTTTGACTACAACCGCCTTTTTCACTTGAACGCTTTTGTCGGCAAGAACTGGTTGAGGAACCGATTCGCCAGTATGATCCGGCGCGACATATATATAGACAGCTAGTGCCGTCACACCTATGGCTATAATTGCGATAAGCTTCGACGACAAAGATGACATATCTTGTTTAATCTTCAAAAAGATCGCACCGTCCTTTTAGTATAAAGTATAAAAATACATCTAATTTTCTATATCTAGTGCCTTTTAAGAGAAATTGATTTTCCATTCTAGAATAATCTAATAAATTTCTCTACAAAAAACAGAAACCCATCTGAAAATATTCAGATGGGGGGTTACGCTACTCACTCCTATTGGTTCAAGCGTCCAGATACAAACCAATATTCATCGCTTCCATACAAAATGTACGCATATATTGTAAAAAACTTTCATTTATAATCATTATTTATTTTACCTTTTTTGTCAACCACTAATTTTGCTGTAATTTGTCAATTGTAATATTTTTGTGGCTAAGAACCATTATTTTTAATCAATTTGTATTAATTATAACAATTCTATCATATGGCTACTACTTAGCCATTGACCACAAACAGGGAAGTTATTTCGTAAATTTTTGATAGCTGCTAAAGATAATTCATTAAAATTAAGAAACAAAGTTAGGCAACTAAAAAATTAATCGTTAAATGTTTAGAAAAACAATGCTCAATATTTGTATTATCTGGTATAATAATCCGGAAGACTATTATATTATTATACATATTAATATAATATTTAAGCTATTCTCCATTTTACATTGAGGGAAAAAATATGAAAAATCAAAGGGGCTCCTTGTTAATTGATATTTTAATTGGGTGTTTAATACTATCAGTGGCATTGCTCTCTATAGGCTTCGCCTTTCAACATTCTGTACGTGCATCATCATACGTTGAAAACTATAACGGTGCTTTACGTATAGCACAACAAGCAGCCGAGGCATTACGAGTGAATGATGGTACAAACAGCTTTACCATCAATATACCCGATAAAATAACAACTGGAAATATGACTTATACTGTTAGTGTCTCGACACCGGCACCAGTTGCAGGAAACGCTAATTTATTATCTGTTAATATAACCGTATCTTGGGGAGCGAATAACATGACTATAACAAACTACTATTATTTAAAACCATGAAAATGGGAAAAAACGAAAAAGGGTTAACCATAGTCGAATTACTTGTCGGAATAGCAATTCTATCAATTATCGGTGCAGGGATATTTGGAATCATGTTTACCTCAAATCAAATATATAACACTTCTTCTAGTAGACTTGATGCGGCCACATATAACCGAGAGGTTTCCGCAGCAATTACCAACGAACTTCGGTATGCTAGTAAAGTTAAAGCATTAGGATCAACCTTGCAATACACTGTCGCATCTAATAGCCGTGAAATAAAATTGGATACAATACAACACGCTTTAATTGCTAATGAATTTATCATTGCTCCCGGGCAAGTTGAAAGCTTAAACTTTACCGCTAAAAATAGTAATGGCAAAGCAACTATTACTGCAATATTTAATTTATACGGAAAAAGTAATAACACGGTTACCATTACGACCATTAATTCTGCTACAATAGAATAAGTGTGGTGATATTATGAATCAAAAAGGATATGCTACTATATTGTCAATACTTACTACTGTTTTTCTACTCGGGATGATGGCTGTTTTATTTCCAAAATTAAATAATGCTATATTCGCCAGCAGCACAGAGCATAATTCACTATCTGCTCAGTACGCAGCTGAGTCAGGCGCCAAGAAAGCGATTTCTACTTTTTACCAATCATCTCAAGACTGGAAGTGGTTAAATAGTTGGCAAGACATAGGAGATGCACAATATAATGTGCAGATTAGCCCAGTTCCCTCAAGTCCAGCGACTGCGGGAGCTTATACCGTTACCTCAACAGGTAGAGAGGGAAATTCAAGCAAAACCACACATGTTACGGTAACTGTTTCAGGAGGTGATCCGACTGGCCCGGCTGTTCCTTCTGGATCTGATTACGCAATGTATTCAGATAGTAATATTATTCTATCAGGTAATCTACTTCTGCATGGAAAACTGGTAGCAAAGGGAACTGTAACACGCAGCGGGACAGTAAATTATGGCGATCACGATTCTGCAATAATACAAAATCCAAAAGAAAAATGGTGGTTTGCTGACTACAATACTTTTAAAACCGCAAAAACTGCGCAAAGCTTTCTTGATAGCACGAATAGGCCTATAAATACAAAGATAACTCGTAGTAGTGATCTTACAGGCCAAAACTATAACAACCAGACTATTATTATAAATGGGGACTTAACTATGGCCGGTAATAAGAGTTTCAATAATACGACCCTGCTGGTGTCTGGTAATATTACTTATTCTGGAACGATGAATTTTAATTCTAATTGTTTAGTGGTTGCTGGAAATAGCATTACAATGAGTGGCAGTAATCTTGGTGGTGCGGTGTATATATCATATGGCTCAATTACGTATAGTGGAATTTTAAACGGTGGGGCAGTATATGCAAAGGGCAATATAACTTCCAGTGGCAATAATACAATAACCTATTCAAAAGAAGCCATGAATTATAATCAATTAATAGATGATTCATCGGAATCAGGATCTGCTTCAACCGTAGAAGTAGGAACTTGGTACTAGTACTTATTAACACAATACGATAGTTAATCTGGCATTGATACAATACAATAACGATTTATCTTAGAGGAATTAAAAACAGTCATTCGCTCTCAACAGTTGAATGACTGTTTTTAATTTTATTCCCCTATGATATTCTCCACATCGCTCTGCACTTTGCAGAGCTTTAATTTTTCCCCGTTCTTGCCTTCCTTCTCGCAACTGCCGCAGATGCCCTCACCGCAGCACATGGTGGCGTTGTTGGTGGCTGCCATGGGGATATTGATATTGGCGGCCTGCATGGCGGCGATGACGGCCTGGTGCTGTTCATCCGGGCCGGCACTGACTACCAGATCGATTTTGCCACGAATGGTTTCATCCAGGCGTTTCATGCCGTTTTGCCGCATGGAACGCACCGGCTCAACAGTTACACCCAATTGTCGCAGTTCTTCTTCAATAAACAGCGCTTTTACTTTACCCGGTGCCAAAATGGCGATTACCTGATTCTTATTTTCCACCAGCTTTTTAATCAATGGCAATGCCGGTGCCTGGCCAATGCCGCCGGCTACCACCAGCACTCGGCCACCGGTAAGGTTCTCAATCCAGGGCTGCCCAAAGACTCCGTTATAATAAGGCCCCTTCACGGCTAAACGCCGGTTACCTTTCCAGAATATCCGGCCCGATTTAGGACCGACCACTTCAATGGCCACTTTGATTTTGTTGGCCGTGACATCCATAATTCCTACCGGAAACTGGCAAAACTGTGGATCATCAGGCTTACGTAAAAAAACAAAGGACCCTGTCTTCTGCAATTGTTCAGCCAATGGCGCCGATACGGGAAACTCCAGAATATACATATGATCTGCCATAGCCTTGACAATAGTATATTCTGCCTCTTCCTCCAGACGGCTCAGGACCTTCTCTCCCTGCCCCTCCACCGCGGTTTGCCAGAATTTTTCGTATAGCACACAAATACCGCACCAGTTACAGTCACAGGTATTTTCCCCTCTTAACTGACTGCAAAAAACACAGTTATTGGTCTGCGCCAACAGACAGGGGCAATACTTGGAGTTAAGATCAATACACCTTAAATGTATATTACGCATATTTCGCCTCCTTAGACCAGACAGCCGTTAAAAATATCGGTCAGTCCGGCGCTGGCAATACGCTCGGAAATTTCCGCCCGGTTAATCGAGTACAATTCCAGTTCCTGCATCCTGGCAAAATATACCCCGCCAGAAAAGGTATACCGGACCTTTTTACCCTCTTCCGACAACATCTGTTCATGACTAAAAGCAATAAAATCACCGGCTGCCAAGCTGCGCGGATAAGTAAGATACCTCATATCCAGACAATACCTCACGGCATTGTGGCCGGCTAAAAGACCGGTAAGTACAGCTTCCGTATGACCTACCAGAATGGTGGATTTTTCTCCGGCACAAAATAAATTATCGACACCCTCCACTTTTAACGAATCATCGCAGGGAGCAATGCCTAAATAACGCATTGAGTTTCCCATGCCGCCGGCATAAGGGTCTTCAAAACGGACACTTTCAAAGCCGGGTATGGCCCTTAAATCTTCTAACGGAAAATAGGATGTCATCAGCTTGGCATGGCCCGTATCCAGGAGAACCAGGTTTTCGGCAAACGCCGGTAACGCATACTGGGAACAGGCTTTCTTCGTC
Protein-coding regions in this window:
- a CDS encoding type IV pilus modification PilV family protein gives rise to the protein MKNQRGSLLIDILIGCLILSVALLSIGFAFQHSVRASSYVENYNGALRIAQQAAEALRVNDGTNSFTINIPDKITTGNMTYTVSVSTPAPVAGNANLLSVNITVSWGANNMTITNYYYLKP
- a CDS encoding PilW family protein, with translation MGKNEKGLTIVELLVGIAILSIIGAGIFGIMFTSNQIYNTSSSRLDAATYNREVSAAITNELRYASKVKALGSTLQYTVASNSREIKLDTIQHALIANEFIIAPGQVESLNFTAKNSNGKATITAIFNLYGKSNNTVTITTINSATIE